A region of Paraburkholderia largidicola DNA encodes the following proteins:
- a CDS encoding DUF3820 family protein, with product MNVEQFELLVTRTMPYGKYKGRVIADLPGHYLNWFAREGFPPGEIGRLLALMHEIDHNGLKDMLKPLRKG from the coding sequence ATGAATGTCGAACAGTTTGAATTGCTCGTGACGCGCACGATGCCCTACGGCAAATACAAAGGGCGCGTGATCGCCGATCTGCCGGGACATTATCTGAACTGGTTTGCGCGTGAAGGATTTCCGCCTGGCGAGATCGGCAGGCTGCTCGCGTTGATGCACGAGATCGATCACAACGGCTTGAAGGACATGCTGAAGCCGTTACGGAAAGGATGA
- a CDS encoding patatin-like phospholipase family protein, translating into MSRRIRVALSGSGFRLGAHLGALQAIVDAGYEIIELAGTSGGSIVAAMYAGGMRLDDMHQLCMRMDWSPMMRFSPWAVLRFQALCTGKALEAFLKDGSGGKTFADLELDLKIVAADLLTEKEFQFSRQTTPTVPIAVAARASASIPIVFPPVSAAGALLVDGGTADNVPVSDLTVDEVPRLGIYLVSDDTALKPGTYGLSTLAPRIIDLMLAANETAHVDLDQRSGATIVRVPTGYASSFDRNMPYATRQRLYEDGYRNTQLALSSI; encoded by the coding sequence ATGAGCAGACGGATCCGCGTGGCATTAAGCGGGTCCGGCTTTCGCCTCGGCGCGCACCTTGGCGCGCTGCAGGCGATCGTCGACGCCGGCTACGAAATCATCGAGCTCGCAGGCACCTCGGGCGGATCGATCGTCGCAGCGATGTATGCGGGCGGTATGCGTCTCGACGACATGCACCAGTTATGCATGCGGATGGACTGGTCGCCGATGATGCGATTCTCGCCCTGGGCGGTGCTGCGCTTTCAGGCGCTTTGCACGGGTAAGGCGCTCGAAGCGTTTCTGAAGGACGGGAGCGGCGGCAAGACGTTCGCGGACCTCGAACTCGACCTGAAGATCGTCGCGGCCGATCTGCTGACGGAGAAAGAATTCCAGTTCTCGCGTCAGACCACGCCAACGGTGCCGATTGCGGTGGCGGCGCGGGCGAGCGCGTCGATCCCAATTGTCTTTCCGCCTGTCAGCGCCGCCGGCGCGCTCCTCGTCGACGGTGGCACGGCCGACAATGTGCCGGTGAGCGATCTGACGGTCGACGAGGTGCCACGGCTGGGCATCTATCTGGTGTCGGACGACACGGCGCTCAAACCGGGCACGTACGGCTTGAGCACGCTCGCGCCACGGATCATTGACCTGATGCTGGCAGCAAACGAGACGGCGCACGTGGATCTGGACCAACGGAGCGGGGCGACGATCGTGCGTGTGCCGACCGGTTATGCGAGTTCGTTCGACCGCAACATGCCGTACGCCACGCGCCAGCGGCTATACGAAGACGGCTACAGGAACACGCAGCTCGCGCTCTCTTCGATCTAA
- a CDS encoding glycoside hydrolase family 19 protein, protein MTPETLAAALQISLARANQWADPLSAAMALYDIDSPLRQSAFVAQCGHECGRFVWLREIWGPTPAQRLYEPFTPKSKALGNSQPGDGFRYRGGGLIQITGRYNYRVTGQKIGVDLEGNPDLIAEPSTAALAAAQFWSDRNFNAYADASAFLTLSRAINLGNPNSAAQPEGMDDRNLLYTSCKQALGI, encoded by the coding sequence ATGACACCCGAAACGCTCGCCGCGGCGCTGCAGATATCGCTCGCCCGTGCAAACCAGTGGGCCGACCCGCTTAGCGCTGCGATGGCGCTGTACGACATCGATTCTCCGCTCCGCCAGTCTGCATTCGTCGCCCAGTGCGGTCACGAATGCGGCCGCTTCGTCTGGCTGCGAGAGATCTGGGGGCCGACGCCCGCGCAACGTCTATATGAGCCGTTCACGCCGAAATCTAAAGCGCTTGGCAACAGCCAGCCCGGCGATGGTTTCCGGTACCGCGGCGGCGGCCTGATCCAGATCACTGGCCGATACAACTATCGGGTGACCGGCCAGAAGATCGGTGTCGACCTCGAGGGCAACCCGGATCTGATCGCCGAGCCGTCGACGGCTGCGCTCGCGGCCGCGCAGTTCTGGAGTGACCGTAACTTCAACGCCTATGCCGACGCCAGCGCATTCCTGACGCTCTCGCGCGCGATCAACCTAGGCAATCCAAATAGTGCGGCGCAGCCAGAAGGAATGGACGACCGCAACCTTCTTTATACGAGCTGCAAGCAGGCGCTCGGCATCTGA